Proteins from one Halopseudomonas pelagia genomic window:
- a CDS encoding alpha/beta hydrolase, whose amino-acid sequence MESLIGFTGLALLVLFYLRKYLLRKESPQTQALPFSGELYQVGLACVAKRAHNGATSTVVVMPGFVENFLYFTEYYADPAIELILLTSADYHVPVTNPRLSQAKWAAAPKARAGSIAYDAQVLNLALTHLVTTPNVRVHGHSRGGAVALEAARQQPALFEQIEVILEAPVLPQGQPYTPMPALARWLLPFFLPFWQQQPINERNRKIWGPLDNPRKRELIMGVPFNPKRAAIMLANLKDMADWMPNTSTDIYQYVKRGAILVPGDDRVLQSAAMLASARQAENLQIIEIEGGSHFVLPDHPDSIPPLRPN is encoded by the coding sequence ATGGAATCGCTGATTGGTTTTACGGGTCTTGCGCTACTGGTGCTGTTTTACCTGCGCAAGTACCTGCTGAGAAAGGAATCTCCGCAAACACAGGCTTTGCCTTTCAGCGGTGAGTTGTATCAGGTCGGTCTGGCCTGTGTGGCCAAGCGGGCGCACAACGGCGCTACCTCTACGGTGGTTGTCATGCCCGGCTTTGTAGAAAACTTTCTGTATTTCACTGAATACTATGCGGACCCGGCCATCGAGCTGATTCTGCTGACCAGCGCTGACTACCATGTGCCGGTCACCAACCCGCGATTGTCCCAGGCAAAGTGGGCCGCCGCGCCAAAAGCTCGGGCGGGCAGCATTGCCTATGATGCGCAGGTGTTGAATCTGGCGCTGACGCACCTGGTGACGACTCCGAATGTGCGTGTGCACGGCCATTCGCGCGGGGGCGCGGTAGCCTTGGAAGCGGCCCGTCAGCAACCCGCGCTATTCGAGCAGATTGAAGTCATTCTGGAAGCACCGGTGCTACCCCAGGGCCAGCCCTATACACCGATGCCTGCTCTAGCTCGATGGTTACTGCCGTTCTTTTTACCCTTCTGGCAGCAGCAGCCCATCAATGAGCGCAATCGGAAAATCTGGGGCCCGCTGGATAATCCGCGCAAGCGCGAACTGATCATGGGCGTGCCTTTCAACCCCAAGCGTGCAGCAATCATGCTGGCCAACCTCAAGGATATGGCGGACTGGATGCCGAATACCAGCACCGATATCTACCAATACGTCAAACGCGGCGCGATCCTGGTTCCCGGCGATGATCGTGTGCTGCAAAGTGCCGCGATGCTCGCTAGCGCCCGGCAGGCAGAGAACCTGCAGATCATCGAGATCGAGGGGGGCAGCCATTTTGTTCTGCCCGACCACCCGGACAGCATCCCACCGCTGCGGCCTAACTGA
- a CDS encoding DUF3299 domain-containing protein → MRLLYLVCLCLVLSATAHAAPRTVDWLDLLPEEDYQAMLEMPEIGHDGKTEAPGDFTQSMRQRDDLPAVMYSTRVVESFDKQQVKIAGFPVPLETNENGDYTSFFLVPYAGACIHVPPPPPNQIILVDYPQGIAIDDIYEAFWMSGTLHIELTSNALADASYRVDADQVWVYDGE, encoded by the coding sequence ATGCGCCTGCTTTATCTTGTCTGCTTATGCCTTGTATTGTCGGCGACTGCACACGCCGCTCCCCGCACCGTGGACTGGCTCGACCTGCTACCCGAAGAGGATTATCAGGCGATGCTGGAAATGCCTGAGATTGGCCATGACGGCAAGACCGAGGCGCCGGGTGACTTTACCCAAAGCATGCGTCAGCGAGACGATCTTCCAGCCGTCATGTACTCCACCCGCGTGGTCGAATCCTTCGACAAACAGCAGGTGAAAATCGCTGGATTCCCCGTGCCGCTGGAAACAAACGAGAATGGCGACTACACCTCATTTTTCCTGGTGCCTTATGCCGGTGCCTGCATCCACGTCCCACCGCCACCACCCAATCAGATCATTCTGGTGGATTACCCGCAGGGTATCGCCATTGACGATATCTACGAAGCATTCTGGATGTCTGGCACGCTGCATATTGAGCTGACCAGTAATGCGCTTGCAGATGCCAGTTACCGCGTTGACGCGGACCAGGTGTGGGTCTACGACGGCGAGTGA
- a CDS encoding chaperone modulator CbpM produces the protein MTTVTQVHIKFAELRQCVSLSEEQLLELVAEGILTPEAGKLPEEWEFNSTCVSIVHKAERLHHELTVEWSDIPLVLGLLEEVQQLKAENEYLKQRLSRFLQDEQH, from the coding sequence ATGACCACCGTGACCCAGGTACACATCAAATTTGCAGAGCTGAGGCAGTGTGTGAGCCTCAGCGAGGAACAATTGCTCGAGTTGGTGGCGGAAGGGATTCTCACACCGGAGGCGGGCAAACTGCCTGAGGAGTGGGAGTTCAATAGTACCTGCGTCAGCATCGTGCACAAAGCGGAACGCCTGCACCATGAATTGACGGTTGAATGGTCCGATATCCCTTTGGTATTGGGCTTGCTTGAGGAGGTACAGCAACTCAAGGCGGAGAATGAGTATCTCAAACAACGCCTCAGCCGCTTCTTGCAGGACGAACAACACTGA
- the cbpA gene encoding curved DNA-binding protein — translation MEFKDYYATLGVEPDADDKAIKTAYRKLARQYHPDVSSLAGAEEKFKEVAEAYDVLHSPEKRAEYDELRLARQQRQRYSSASQGAPAGSAGSDQDFADFFASMFGSGSAHQSPFGDNRFAQKGSDVEIEMPVFLEETLESTSKPVEFMLPYRDERGRMQELKKSLKVKIPAGVRDGERIRLKGQGAPGSGNAANGDLYLHIRLVPHPLFDVEGHNLVITVPLAPWEAALGAKVTIPTLAGKIQLTIRPNSQSGQRLRIKGKGLVGKSGPGDLFAVLKVVMPQHADEASQTLWTQLAKTAEFDPRAEWSQAS, via the coding sequence ATGGAATTCAAGGATTATTACGCCACGCTCGGTGTGGAACCGGACGCGGACGACAAGGCGATCAAAACCGCCTATCGCAAACTCGCGCGCCAGTACCATCCCGATGTCAGCAGCCTGGCCGGCGCCGAGGAGAAATTCAAGGAAGTTGCTGAAGCCTACGACGTGCTGCACAGCCCGGAAAAGCGCGCCGAGTACGACGAACTGCGCCTCGCGCGACAGCAGCGGCAACGCTACAGCAGCGCGTCACAGGGTGCGCCAGCAGGGTCAGCAGGAAGCGATCAGGACTTTGCCGACTTCTTCGCGTCGATGTTTGGTTCGGGATCTGCTCACCAATCGCCCTTTGGCGACAACCGCTTTGCTCAGAAAGGCAGTGACGTGGAAATAGAGATGCCGGTATTTCTCGAAGAAACGCTGGAAAGCACCAGCAAACCTGTGGAGTTCATGCTGCCCTACCGGGATGAGCGCGGCCGGATGCAGGAGCTGAAAAAATCCCTCAAGGTCAAGATTCCTGCCGGCGTGCGTGATGGTGAGCGGATACGCCTGAAGGGCCAGGGCGCACCGGGCAGCGGCAATGCGGCGAATGGCGACCTGTATTTGCACATTCGTCTGGTACCGCACCCGCTGTTCGACGTGGAGGGGCATAATCTGGTGATTACCGTGCCGCTGGCTCCCTGGGAAGCGGCGCTGGGGGCCAAGGTGACGATCCCGACATTGGCCGGCAAAATCCAATTGACCATCCGCCCCAACAGCCAATCAGGACAGCGGCTACGTATCAAGGGCAAGGGCTTGGTCGGCAAGAGCGGGCCGGGCGATCTGTTTGCCGTACTCAAGGTCGTCATGCCCCAGCACGCTGACGAGGCAAGCCAAACACTGTGGACGCAACTGGCCAAAACTGCCGAGTTCGATCCACGAGCAGAGTGGAGCCAGGCATCATGA
- a CDS encoding 5-(carboxyamino)imidazole ribonucleotide synthase produces the protein MKIGVIGGGQLGRMLALAGTPLGQQFAFLDPAPDACAQALGEHIRADYSDRDHLRQLADEADVVTFEFESVPAETVAFLSQFVPVFPNAESLRIARDRWFEKSMFQDLGIPTPEFADIQSQDNLDAAVKRIGLPAVMKTRTLGYDGKGQKVLRHAEDVQGAFAELGNVPCILEGFVPFTGEVSLIAVRGRDGETAFYPLVHNTHEQGILRLSIASTDHPLQGLAEDYASRVLKQLDYVGVLAFEFFEIDGGLKANEIAPRVHNSGHWTIEGAECSQFENHLRAIAGLPLGSTAKLGESAMLNFIGEVPAVDKVTAISDCHLHHYGKAFKSGRKVGHATLRCADAATLKGRISDVQRLIQP, from the coding sequence ATGAAGATTGGTGTCATTGGTGGTGGACAACTCGGACGCATGCTGGCACTGGCCGGCACCCCCCTAGGCCAGCAATTCGCCTTTCTCGATCCCGCACCTGACGCCTGCGCCCAAGCCCTCGGCGAGCATATTCGGGCTGACTACAGCGACCGCGATCATCTGCGCCAACTGGCTGATGAAGCCGACGTGGTGACCTTCGAGTTTGAAAGCGTGCCAGCGGAAACAGTGGCCTTTCTTTCGCAGTTCGTTCCTGTTTTCCCCAATGCCGAATCGCTGCGTATCGCCCGGGATCGCTGGTTTGAAAAATCCATGTTTCAGGACCTCGGCATCCCCACCCCGGAATTTGCCGATATCCAATCCCAGGACAACCTTGATGCAGCGGTGAAACGCATCGGTCTGCCGGCGGTCATGAAAACCCGCACCCTGGGCTACGATGGCAAGGGCCAAAAGGTCTTGCGGCATGCAGAGGACGTGCAAGGCGCCTTTGCCGAACTGGGCAATGTACCCTGCATTCTTGAAGGTTTCGTGCCCTTCACCGGCGAGGTTTCATTGATCGCCGTGCGCGGCCGGGACGGCGAAACCGCCTTCTACCCGCTGGTGCACAACACCCATGAACAAGGCATCTTGCGTCTGTCGATTGCCAGCACTGACCACCCGTTGCAGGGCCTGGCTGAGGACTACGCCAGCCGGGTACTCAAGCAGCTGGATTATGTCGGCGTACTCGCATTCGAATTCTTCGAGATCGACGGCGGTCTGAAGGCCAACGAAATCGCCCCGCGCGTACACAACTCCGGGCACTGGACCATTGAAGGGGCCGAATGCAGCCAGTTCGAAAACCACCTGCGCGCGATCGCCGGCCTGCCCTTGGGCTCCACCGCCAAGCTGGGTGAAAGCGCGATGCTCAACTTTATCGGTGAAGTGCCGGCAGTGGACAAGGTCACCGCGATCAGCGATTGCCACCTGCATCACTACGGCAAAGCCTTCAAAAGCGGCCGGAAAGTTGGCCACGCAACGCTGCGCTGTGCAGATGCCGCCACGTTAAAGGGCCGTATCAGTGACGTTCAGCGTCTGATCCAGCCCTAG
- the purE gene encoding 5-(carboxyamino)imidazole ribonucleotide mutase yields the protein MTALVGVIMGSKSDWSTLSHTADMLDKLGIPYEVKVVSAHRTPDLLFQYAEEAAGKGIEVIIAGAGGAAHLPGMCAAKTHLPVLGVPVQSSMLSGVDSLLSIVQMPAGVPVATLAIGKAGAINAALLSASILGGKYPEYHQALEAFRNQQTETVLDNPDPRQA from the coding sequence ATGACCGCATTGGTTGGCGTGATCATGGGCTCCAAGTCAGACTGGTCCACTTTGAGCCATACGGCGGATATGCTGGATAAGCTCGGCATTCCCTATGAAGTGAAAGTGGTCTCTGCCCATCGCACACCGGACCTGTTGTTCCAGTACGCCGAAGAAGCGGCGGGCAAAGGCATCGAAGTGATCATCGCCGGTGCCGGCGGTGCTGCCCACCTGCCCGGCATGTGCGCGGCCAAGACCCACCTGCCAGTGCTCGGCGTGCCAGTGCAGTCTTCCATGCTTTCAGGCGTGGATTCATTGTTGTCGATCGTACAGATGCCCGCTGGTGTGCCCGTTGCGACGCTGGCCATCGGCAAGGCTGGCGCGATCAATGCCGCGCTGCTGTCTGCCAGTATCCTCGGCGGCAAATACCCCGAGTATCACCAGGCGCTGGAAGCCTTTCGCAACCAGCAGACCGAAACCGTGCTGGACAACCCCGACCCGCGTCAGGCCTGA
- a CDS encoding carbonic anhydrase → MNNDEKHNETAEEALQHIVDGFNRFRHEIYPDQQELFKKLAHEQTPRAMFITCADSRVAPELITQSAPGDLFVSRNVGNVVPPYGQMMGGVSTAIEFAVLALNVHHIIICGHSDCGAMKAVLNPATLDSLPTVKAWLRHAEVAKIVVEDNCTCEADKLGMMTEENVLAQLQHLATHPSVASRLARGELFIHGWVYDIETAQIRAYDADTGEFRQIGDGPLPMATPRARYPSPSKRLK, encoded by the coding sequence ATGAATAATGACGAGAAACACAACGAAACGGCTGAAGAGGCCCTCCAGCATATTGTCGACGGCTTCAATCGCTTTCGCCATGAGATTTATCCCGATCAGCAGGAGCTGTTCAAGAAGCTGGCTCACGAGCAGACACCCCGGGCCATGTTCATTACCTGTGCCGATTCCCGAGTCGCCCCCGAACTCATTACCCAAAGCGCACCTGGCGACCTGTTCGTCTCGCGTAACGTCGGCAACGTGGTGCCGCCCTACGGTCAGATGATGGGCGGGGTCTCTACCGCGATCGAGTTTGCGGTGCTGGCGCTGAACGTTCACCACATCATCATCTGTGGCCACTCCGACTGCGGCGCAATGAAAGCGGTACTCAACCCGGCGACCCTGGATTCGCTGCCCACGGTCAAAGCCTGGCTGCGGCACGCCGAGGTGGCCAAGATCGTGGTGGAAGACAACTGCACTTGTGAAGCAGACAAGCTGGGCATGATGACCGAGGAAAACGTCCTGGCCCAGTTGCAGCATCTGGCGACGCACCCCTCCGTGGCATCGCGCCTGGCCCGCGGTGAGCTGTTTATCCATGGCTGGGTGTATGACATCGAAACTGCGCAGATCCGTGCCTATGACGCCGACACCGGTGAATTCCGGCAGATCGGCGATGGTCCGCTGCCCATGGCTACACCCAGAGCGCGCTACCCATCGCCATCCAAGCGCTTGAAATAA
- the oadA gene encoding sodium-extruding oxaloacetate decarboxylase subunit alpha — translation MSTTRKITVTDTILRDAHQSLLATRMRTEDMLPICEKLDQVGYWSLEVWGGATFDACIRFLKEDPWERLRQLREALPNTRLQMLLRGQNLLGYRHYSDDVVRAFVAKAAANGIDVFRIFDAMNDVRNLETSIKAVKDSGKHAQGTIAYTTSPVHTVEAFVKQAQTMEALGCDSLAIKDMAGLLTPYATGELVKALKAEQSLPVYIHSHDTAGLAAMCQLKAIENGADHIDTAISSMAWGTSHPGTESMVAALRGTPFDTGLDLELLQEIGMYFHAVRKKYHQFESEFTGVDTRVQVNQVPGGMMSNLANQLKEQNALGRIQEVFDEIPRVRADLGFPPLVTPTSQIVGTQAVFNVLAGERYKTITNEVKLYLQGRYGQAPGEVNAELQRRAIGNEAVIDVRPADLIKPEMDKLKAEVGSLAESEEDVLTYAMFPEIGRKFLEERAAGTLKPEELLPAPGAPGKPMAEDGAPTEFIIDVHGESYRVDITGVSVKGDGKRHFYLSLDGMPEEAVFEPLNSFSGTGGSSRKQASQPGHVTTSMPGNVVDVLVAVGDVVKAGQGVLVSEAMKMESEIQAAIAGTVKAVNVAKGDRVNPGEILIEIEA, via the coding sequence ATGAGCACCACACGCAAGATCACTGTTACCGACACCATCCTGCGCGATGCCCACCAATCGTTGCTGGCCACGCGCATGCGCACCGAAGACATGCTGCCGATCTGCGAGAAGCTCGACCAGGTGGGCTACTGGTCGCTGGAAGTCTGGGGCGGCGCGACTTTCGATGCCTGCATTCGCTTTCTCAAGGAAGACCCCTGGGAGCGCCTGCGCCAGCTGCGCGAAGCGCTGCCCAACACGCGCCTGCAGATGCTGTTACGCGGGCAGAATCTACTCGGCTACCGCCACTACAGCGACGATGTAGTGCGCGCTTTTGTCGCCAAGGCCGCAGCCAACGGTATCGACGTGTTCCGCATCTTCGATGCGATGAACGACGTGCGTAACCTGGAAACCTCGATCAAGGCTGTCAAGGACAGCGGCAAGCATGCCCAGGGCACGATTGCCTACACCACCAGCCCGGTGCATACCGTCGAAGCCTTCGTAAAACAGGCGCAGACAATGGAAGCGCTGGGCTGCGACTCTCTGGCAATCAAGGACATGGCCGGTCTGTTAACGCCCTATGCCACCGGTGAACTGGTCAAGGCGCTGAAAGCCGAACAATCATTGCCGGTGTATATTCACTCGCATGACACCGCCGGCCTCGCCGCCATGTGTCAGCTCAAGGCGATCGAAAACGGCGCCGATCACATCGATACCGCCATTTCCAGCATGGCCTGGGGCACCAGCCACCCGGGTACCGAGTCCATGGTCGCGGCGCTGCGCGGCACGCCGTTTGATACCGGCCTGGACCTAGAACTGCTGCAGGAAATCGGCATGTATTTCCACGCCGTGCGCAAGAAATACCATCAGTTCGAGAGCGAGTTCACCGGGGTGGATACTCGCGTGCAGGTGAACCAGGTGCCGGGCGGTATGATGTCCAACCTGGCCAACCAGCTGAAGGAGCAGAATGCACTGGGCCGTATTCAGGAAGTGTTTGACGAAATTCCGCGCGTGCGCGCAGACCTGGGCTTCCCGCCACTGGTCACGCCCACCTCGCAGATCGTCGGCACCCAGGCGGTATTCAACGTGCTGGCCGGCGAGCGCTACAAGACCATCACCAACGAGGTAAAACTCTACCTGCAAGGTCGTTATGGTCAGGCACCCGGCGAAGTGAATGCCGAGCTGCAGCGCCGCGCCATTGGTAACGAGGCGGTGATCGACGTGCGTCCTGCCGATCTGATCAAGCCGGAAATGGACAAGCTCAAGGCCGAAGTCGGCAGCCTGGCCGAATCTGAGGAGGACGTGCTGACCTACGCTATGTTCCCGGAGATTGGCCGCAAGTTTCTCGAAGAGCGTGCCGCTGGTACGCTCAAGCCGGAAGAGCTGTTGCCCGCCCCCGGCGCGCCAGGCAAGCCAATGGCCGAAGATGGCGCCCCGACCGAGTTCATCATCGACGTCCACGGTGAAAGCTACCGCGTTGACATCACCGGCGTCAGCGTCAAGGGTGATGGCAAGCGGCATTTCTACCTGAGCCTGGACGGCATGCCTGAAGAAGCCGTTTTTGAGCCCTTGAACTCCTTTAGCGGCACCGGTGGCAGCAGTCGCAAGCAGGCCAGCCAGCCGGGCCACGTGACCACCAGCATGCCCGGCAACGTGGTGGATGTACTGGTTGCGGTCGGCGATGTGGTCAAAGCCGGCCAAGGCGTTCTGGTCAGCGAAGCCATGAAGATGGAGAGCGAAATCCAGGCGGCGATCGCCGGTACCGTCAAGGCCGTGAACGTGGCCAAGGGTGACCGGGTCAATCCAGGTGAGATCCTGATTGAAATCGAAGCCTGA
- a CDS encoding acetyl-CoA carboxylase biotin carboxylase subunit gives MIKKILIANRGEIAVRIVRACAEMGIRSVAIYSEADRYALHVKRADESYNLGSEPLAGYLNARQLVNLAVQTGCDALHPGYGFLSENAELADICAERGIKFIGPSGDVIRGMGDKTEARRSMIRAGVPVTPGTDGNLADLAEALSEAERVGYPIMLKATSGGGGRGIRRCNSRAELEQAWPRVISEATKAFGSADVFLEKCIVNPKHIEAQILADSHGNTVHLFERDCSIQRRNQKLIEIAPSPQLTPEQRAYIGDLAVKAAQAVGYENAGTVEFLLAEGEVYFMEMNTRVQVEHTITEQITGIDIVREQIRIASGLPLSVKQEDIQHRGFAIQFRINAEDPKNDFLPSFGKITRYYAPGGPGVRVDTAIYTGYSIPPYYDSMCLKLIVWALTWEEALDRGLRALDDMRLQGVKTTTAYYQEILRNEEFRSGVFDTSFVEAHPELTRYSVKRKPEELALAIATAIAAHAGL, from the coding sequence GTGATCAAGAAGATTCTTATCGCCAACCGCGGAGAAATTGCCGTACGAATAGTTCGCGCTTGCGCGGAGATGGGCATTCGTTCCGTGGCTATCTACTCCGAAGCCGACCGTTACGCGCTGCATGTCAAACGTGCAGACGAGTCTTATAACCTGGGCAGTGAGCCCCTAGCGGGCTATCTGAATGCCCGGCAACTGGTCAATCTGGCGGTGCAAACCGGCTGTGACGCGCTGCACCCAGGCTATGGTTTTCTTTCCGAAAATGCCGAGCTGGCCGACATTTGCGCCGAACGCGGCATCAAGTTTATTGGCCCCAGTGGTGATGTCATCCGCGGCATGGGCGACAAAACCGAAGCCCGGCGCAGCATGATCAGGGCTGGCGTACCCGTGACACCGGGTACCGATGGCAACCTGGCCGATCTTGCCGAAGCCCTGAGCGAAGCCGAACGCGTCGGCTACCCGATCATGCTCAAGGCCACCTCGGGTGGCGGTGGTCGGGGTATTCGTCGCTGTAACAGCCGCGCCGAGCTGGAGCAGGCCTGGCCACGGGTTATTTCCGAAGCGACCAAGGCCTTCGGTTCGGCCGACGTGTTTCTGGAAAAATGCATCGTCAATCCCAAGCATATCGAAGCGCAGATTCTCGCCGACAGCCACGGCAACACCGTGCATCTGTTCGAGCGTGACTGTTCGATCCAGCGGCGTAATCAGAAGCTGATCGAGATCGCCCCCAGCCCGCAGCTGACCCCCGAACAACGCGCCTATATTGGTGATCTGGCGGTCAAGGCTGCGCAGGCGGTGGGCTATGAAAACGCCGGCACGGTGGAGTTTCTGCTCGCCGAAGGCGAGGTGTATTTCATGGAAATGAACACCCGCGTCCAGGTTGAGCACACCATTACCGAACAGATCACCGGTATCGATATCGTTCGCGAGCAGATCCGCATTGCCTCTGGTTTGCCGCTGTCGGTCAAGCAGGAAGACATTCAGCACCGCGGCTTCGCCATCCAGTTCCGCATCAATGCTGAAGACCCGAAAAACGACTTTCTGCCCTCGTTCGGCAAGATCACCCGCTACTACGCCCCCGGCGGCCCCGGCGTGCGCGTGGATACTGCAATCTACACCGGCTACAGCATTCCGCCCTATTACGACTCCATGTGCCTGAAGCTGATTGTCTGGGCGCTGACCTGGGAAGAAGCGCTGGACCGCGGGCTACGGGCGCTGGACGACATGCGCCTGCAGGGTGTGAAGACCACCACGGCCTACTATCAGGAGATTTTGCGCAACGAGGAGTTTCGTTCCGGGGTATTTGACACCAGCTTCGTTGAAGCCCACCCCGAGCTGACGCGCTACTCGGTCAAACGTAAACCGGAAGAATTGGCGCTGGCCATTGCAACGGCCATTGCCGCCCATGCCGGACTTTAA
- a CDS encoding LysR family transcriptional regulator: protein MRKSLYRLTLRQMQVFQAVCRSLSYSRAAEEMSLTQSAVSQQIRQLEELVGQGLFEYVGKKLYMTEAADSLLQASGDIFARLDSLDMSLSTLQGSLQGELRLAVVSSIQYLTPHLLAEFRQRFPQVSFRLEVTRRSQVIQRLQDNQDDIVLMGLVPEDRALEFFPFLNNAIIAVAAPSHPLANQLSLALAELETQCVLQREPGSGTRKACDDFFVQRRVHLQHTMQMGSGESMVQGAAAGLGIALVSEHSAAAFLRNGDLVRLDFTELPLYRSWCAVHARGKRMTPVAEAFLAYLREERAAIKRIASRFTLKN from the coding sequence ATGCGCAAATCCCTCTATCGGTTGACCCTGCGGCAGATGCAGGTGTTCCAGGCGGTATGCCGGAGCCTGTCCTACAGCCGGGCAGCGGAAGAGATGTCGCTGACTCAATCGGCGGTGAGTCAGCAGATTCGTCAGTTGGAGGAACTGGTCGGGCAGGGGTTGTTCGAGTATGTCGGCAAGAAGCTGTATATGACTGAAGCGGCTGACAGCCTGCTGCAGGCCAGTGGCGATATATTTGCCCGCCTGGACAGTCTGGACATGAGCCTGAGCACCTTGCAGGGCAGTCTTCAGGGCGAGTTGCGGTTGGCGGTGGTGAGTAGCATTCAATACCTGACGCCGCATCTGTTGGCGGAATTTCGCCAGCGCTTTCCCCAGGTCAGTTTCCGCCTGGAAGTCACCCGGCGTTCACAGGTCATCCAGCGGTTACAGGACAATCAGGACGATATCGTGCTTATGGGTCTGGTGCCGGAGGATCGGGCGCTGGAATTCTTCCCGTTCCTCAACAACGCCATTATTGCCGTGGCTGCGCCCAGTCATCCCCTGGCCAATCAACTTTCACTGGCGCTGGCGGAGCTGGAAACCCAGTGCGTGCTGCAGCGTGAGCCCGGCTCGGGCACACGCAAGGCCTGCGATGATTTCTTCGTCCAGCGCCGGGTGCATTTACAGCACACCATGCAAATGGGCTCGGGCGAAAGCATGGTGCAGGGCGCCGCAGCCGGGTTGGGCATCGCCTTGGTCTCGGAGCATTCGGCAGCGGCGTTCTTGCGCAATGGCGACCTGGTACGTCTGGATTTCACTGAGTTGCCGCTGTATCGCAGCTGGTGTGCGGTGCATGCCCGCGGCAAGCGCATGACTCCGGTCGCCGAAGCCTTTCTGGCTTATTTGCGTGAAGAGCGGGCGGCCATCAAGCGCATTGCTAGCCGGTTCACTCTGAAGAACTAG
- a CDS encoding sigma-70 family RNA polymerase sigma factor: protein MLSAAEPALDRLYAHHSQWLRAVMYRRVGCRETSADLVQDVFLRLLGRASLPILEEPRAYLARIAHGLMVDCRRRQALERAWLDKLASLPEADMPSPEEHLQIVEALARIDALLDGLNPRVRRVFLLSRLEGKSYPQIAEQLSVSLSTVEKDMAQALRHCYCVLMG from the coding sequence ATGCTGTCAGCGGCAGAGCCTGCTCTGGACCGACTTTACGCGCACCACAGCCAGTGGCTGAGGGCTGTGATGTACCGTCGCGTGGGTTGCAGGGAGACCTCGGCTGATCTGGTGCAGGATGTTTTCCTGCGCTTGCTAGGCCGGGCGAGTCTGCCCATTCTGGAAGAACCCCGCGCTTACCTGGCGCGTATCGCCCATGGTCTTATGGTCGATTGCAGACGTAGACAAGCATTGGAGCGTGCCTGGCTGGACAAGCTCGCCTCGTTGCCAGAGGCCGACATGCCTTCACCCGAAGAACACCTGCAGATTGTCGAGGCGCTGGCGCGGATCGACGCCTTGCTCGACGGGCTCAACCCCCGGGTGCGTCGAGTATTTCTGCTGTCGCGGCTGGAGGGCAAAAGTTACCCGCAGATAGCCGAGCAGCTCAGCGTATCGCTGAGTACGGTGGAAAAGGACATGGCCCAGGCGCTGCGCCACTGTTATTGCGTTCTGATGGGATAA
- a CDS encoding FecR/PupR family sigma factor regulator: protein MSNTSEPLEISEPVLERAIAWAVALGAEAGDENIRHAFDQWLRAHPMHRLAWQRLQVVESEFSGLASERAETSRTSAWRNLFLRVCVTHSA from the coding sequence ATGAGCAATACCAGCGAACCCCTTGAGATCTCCGAGCCCGTGCTGGAGCGGGCGATTGCCTGGGCCGTTGCCTTGGGCGCGGAGGCGGGGGATGAAAATATTCGCCATGCGTTCGACCAGTGGCTGCGCGCTCACCCGATGCACCGCCTGGCCTGGCAGCGACTGCAGGTAGTTGAAAGCGAGTTTAGCGGATTGGCCTCCGAGAGGGCGGAAACCTCGCGGACTTCGGCCTGGCGCAATTTATTTTTACGGGTTTGCGTCACCCACTCGGCATAG